One part of the Bdellovibrio sp. KM01 genome encodes these proteins:
- a CDS encoding alpha/beta fold hydrolase — MNLFLLHGFLGRPSDWEAVKASLPPVSNLRIYTPDYFKDDELNSVHGFDQWAENFNDWVYDETKNTGRNVIVGYSLGGRLALQALAQNPTQWFKALLISTNPGFDDNLRHFDPSSEQRRQRWLNDSYWAEEFLKAPWDMVMRNWNAQPVFGGGSEPVRLEKDYNREFLSLALTRWSLAEQQNMRNIISALRQKVMWMVGEKDEKFVSMTQSLHHQTGLDYVVAPDASHRVLFDRPREVAEKIKQILQQLS; from the coding sequence GTGAACCTTTTTCTTTTACACGGATTCTTAGGCAGACCCTCGGATTGGGAAGCAGTAAAAGCTTCTCTTCCTCCGGTGTCGAATCTGCGCATCTATACTCCTGACTATTTCAAAGACGATGAGCTCAACTCCGTACATGGTTTTGATCAATGGGCCGAAAACTTTAATGACTGGGTTTATGACGAAACCAAAAACACTGGTCGCAATGTGATTGTCGGTTATTCTTTGGGTGGTCGCTTGGCTTTACAAGCACTCGCACAAAATCCCACTCAATGGTTCAAAGCCTTATTGATCTCTACCAATCCTGGCTTTGACGATAATTTACGACATTTTGATCCAAGTTCTGAACAGCGCCGTCAACGCTGGTTGAATGATTCCTATTGGGCAGAGGAGTTTCTGAAAGCTCCGTGGGATATGGTGATGAGAAACTGGAATGCCCAGCCTGTATTCGGCGGTGGCAGTGAGCCGGTTCGTTTGGAAAAAGACTATAATCGTGAGTTCCTAAGTCTTGCGTTGACCAGATGGTCCTTAGCGGAACAACAAAACATGCGCAATATCATCAGCGCCTTAAGACAAAAAGTAATGTGGATGGTCGGAGAGAAAGACGAAAAGTTTGTCTCGATGACGCAAAGTCTGCATCACCAGACGGGCTTGGATTATGTGGTGGCGCCAGATGCCTCTCACCGTGTGCTGTTTGATCGTCCCCGCGAAGTCGCAGAAAAAATCAAACAAATCCTACAGCAATTGTCCTGA